The genomic window CCGAGCGGAGGACGGTCATTTATCTGGGACGACGATTGCTCGCCGCCTCAAGCGACCTACCCGAAAGTCATACCGAGGCGGGCCGCCTCGCCGGAAACCGAAGTCTCCGATGCTTCCTGTTTGGTCTGGCGCCGGGTGGGGTTTACCTAGCCGATCGAGTCGCCTCGACCGCTGGTGCGCTCTTACCGCACCGTTTCACCCTTACCACGCACACGCTTGACGCTTGGCCAAGCCTGCCGTTCGGCGGTTTGCTTTCTGTTGCACTGGCCCTAGCCTCACGGCCGGTCGGCGTTACCGACCACCCTGCCCTGCGGAGCCCGGACTTTCCTCCCGCAGCTCGGCACGTCCTAAGAACGCCCCAGCCACAGGCGACCGTCCCGCCTACTCACACGATTTTTCTAAACGATGGTGAACCCTATTGATACACGGTTCTTGGCTTCTTACGCCACCCGTCGGCCACTGACCGCCACATCGGGATCCGTTTTGGTTTCGGTTTTGCCTTCCGTTTCGTGCTGATCCATCCCTTGGCGTTCGCCGGAGTCGGGTGATGTGGGGAACAGAATCATTTTGGCAAACAGGTACACAAACACCCCGGCCAAGGCTCCAACGCAGTCGGCGACAAAATCGGCCAGCTCGGTGTTTCGGCCGACGAATTGTTGCGTCAATTCATCGAACATGCCGTAACACACGGAAATCAAAAAGGCGAAAATCATCTTGGTGCGGGGATCGCGTCCGCTGGTCGGAATAGACCAAGCCAGTAGGAATGCCAGACCCGTAAAAGCCACAAAATGTTGCACTTTGTCCAGGTTGCGGACTGCGGGCATGGGCACCGTCGGTAGATGCGTGCCGGTAAAAATCAAGATCCAATAGATCGCTAGCAGGATCGGTGCCAAACGGATGCCGAACAGGGTCAGTCGAGTCAGGAAACGCATGGGTGATCTTTAATAAACCCTGGGAGAACGGTAAACGGGGGCATTGCGTGCGGCACCTTAGCAGAACGCTGGCTGCACGGACCATGCCAAATAATGCACGTGTCACGTCATAGATCGACATGCTCCCGCCCAAATCGGCGCGGGGGCCCGGCAAAACTTGTCCGCCGTCCGGCCCTGGAGTTTTTGCGGGAACCGCGTCAGAATCATGGCGTTCTTGAACTCACCCTGGGAATCTTCGCGTTGCCTGACCCACCTCTCCCACAGCCCTCGCCGCAGCAATTATTGCCCAAATTTTATCGCTGGTCCGACGCGATTAGTCCGTTGGTGCTGTTGCGTTGCATCCAACCCGCGTTTTCGTTGACCATTTTGTTGCTGGCCTGCGCCGCGTACTGGGGCACGTTCGCGGTGCATGACCTGCTGGATCACTATCTGGCGGCGTCGCAAGCAGCGGCTCCATTGGAAGGCCCGTCGTCGTGGCTGTCGCTGGACCCGCCGCCGCAGAATTCGCCCGCGGTGAATCTGCAATGGTTAAACTCCCAGGCGTTTGGACGCGCGGTTCGCTACAGCCTCAGCCCGGCAGCGACCCTGGCTTGGAGCGTCGACAACCCACAGGTCTGGAACGCGTTGCTCAAACAACTGATCATCTATCTATTGTGGCTGGTCCCAATTGGGCTGGTGTTGCGGGCCAGCATCACCAGTTGTGCCGAGCGTCGCGACACCAGTCTAAAGGCTTGCTTGCGGTTGCTGCGTAGTCGCGCAGTGGCGATGGTATCCGTGTTGTTGATTCCATTGTTGGCGGTATTGTTTGCGGCGGCGGCGTATTGGTTGATCGGTTTTTTGGCCCGTCTTGCCCCCGTAATCGCCGACGTGCTGATGTTGGTCTGCGTGCCGTTTCTGATCGCTGCCGGCGTGTTGGCCGTCGGTTCCCTATTCGCCGTCCCCTTGGCTTGGGCTTCGTTGCTGACCGAAACGGATTGTGACCCCTTCGATGCGCTCAGCCGAGGCTATGAGTACACGCTGCGGCGGCTGATCCCGCTGGCGATCTATGTGTTGGCGGCGTGGGGAATTCACTGGGTCGCCTTCCGCTTGGTCGAAGCCATCTGCATCGGAGGCTGGAACATTGCCGAACGCTTGGTGCGGATGTCCGCCGATGGGCAGGAGCTGCCCGGGATCAGCGAAGCGTTCGTGTTGCATTTGCCCGACGTATTTTCCGTGGTGCTGTTCTGGTCGTTGGTGGGCGGGATCTATCTGTTGCTCCGCCGCGACGCCAACGACCAGGAGATCGAAGATATTCAGGAGAATCTGTTGCCGAGTTCTCGGTGACGGGCAGCTTGCGGGACGCCCGCGTTTCGTAGCTACCGTCGCCAGACGGTGGATCCACGCTCTGGCGAGCGTAGCTACGGTGCGGCCGCTACGCTTCGCTGCGGACTCGCTGGCGGTAGTACTTCAAACCGGGCATAAAGAAACAGATCGCCGCGGCAACGCCAAAAATCAGATGGGCGTACGCCGGTGCAAAAGCCATCGCCACGGCGGTCAGCACCATCACGGCGAATTGAATATAAAACGCGCCGCTAAACATGCCGGCTTTGACCAGGAACACCATCGAAGCGATCACGCCCAGGATCGGAGACAGGGTCAGTACCGGCAACTGCATCCACCATTCCAGCGGGAACAGCATCACCGCTCCGACCATGCTCGCGGCCCACACGTGCGCGGTTTGTCGTTCGATAAACGTGACCGGGCCCAGCCGCCGCCGCAGCATCCAAAACACCGCCGCCCAGGTCCCCAGTCCCAGCGACCACAGCAGGCCATAAGCCAGCCGATTGGTAACGTCGTTTTGCTGCAGCGCCCAGGTCAACAGACAAATGGCCAATAGCGCCAGCGAGTGCCACATCCACAACACGCCCCAATTTTCCAGCACCGACGCGTGGTGCGTTTCGCGCAGCATGCGGGCCACGATTTGGCTGAACCGACCACTCCGCGCCGAAACGCGTTCGTCTTTTAAAAACGCATCCAAGTCGTCGGCTAACTGGTCGGCGTTTGTGTATCGCAGGTCGGCGGGTTTCTGCAAACATCGCACCACGACCATTTCCAGGTCACGATCCAAGTTGGGACGCAACATTCTGGGTGGCGGAGGATCTTGTTCGATGACTTTTAGCATCAATTCCATCGGCGTGTCGGCCACCAACGGAGCTCGACCGGTCAGGGCGTGGTACAGCACGCTGCCCAAACTGTAGACATCGCTGGCCGGCCCGACTTCGCCGCGCCGCCCGGCCGCTTGTTCGGGCGACATGTACGCCGGCGTTCCCAGCACCATGCCGCTTTGCGTCAGACTGTGCGGGGCTTGGTCCTGTTTAGCCAACCCAAAATCGGTGATCATCGGCGGGCCGTTGCGAGCCAGCAGAATATTGGAAGGCTTGATGTCGCGGTGCAGGATGCCTTGTCGATGCGCGGCGGCGATGGCCCGAGCGATTTTGCCGACCATCTTGGCGGCCGTACGTTGCGGCAGGGGCCCGCGTGACAAGCGGTCGGCCAGCGTTTCGCCTTCGATGTACTGCATGCTGAAGTACGGGCGGCCGTCGATGTCGCCAACTTCATAAATCGGCACGATGTGAGGATGTTCCAAACGCGCGGTCGCGGCCGCTTCGGCTAAGAAACGCTGCCGGTCGGCGTCGCTGGCCAGCCGACCGCGGAGGATCATCTTGACGGCCACCTCACGGTTCAAGCTGATCTGACGAGCCAGAAACACAACGCCCATCCCGCCGCGTCCCAACTCCTGCAACAATTCATAATCATCCACCGTGGTTGGCAAACGCAGCGACCGCCAAGGCCCTGAACCCGGCTCGCCCGAATCTTCCCCGCTGGGCATTTCCCGTTGGGACGCAGCCGTAGCGTCGGCAACCAACACGGCTCCCCACAGGTTCCGTAGGTCTTCGGCCAGCTCGGGATGCGCCGCGCAGACGCTTTCCAAGTCCACCGGCTCACCGCCCGCGATGCGGTCCGACATATCCGACAGCACCCCGGCCAACCGCTGCTCGTAGGCATCCGCCTGATCGACCGCGGCGGCTTCGTCGGCGGGCTGGGTTGGGTCGTCGGCAGCGGTCACGATTCAGCGGCATCGTCAGCGGAAGAGGATTCAGAGGACTGCATCAATTCGCGCAGTCGCCGCATCGCCCGCAGGTATCGCATACTGGCGGCCGGGGGAGTCAATTGCAGGGCTTCGGCGACCTCTTGGTTCGACAAGTGTTCGTAATGACGCATCAAGATGATTTCGCGATCCGGTTCGTCCAAGCTGTCGATCGTGCGTTCGACCTGTTCGGCCAATTCGCGTTGCACCGCAGCGGCTTGCGGCGTGATTTCAGGGTCACACAACTGAGCGGCTAACTCGATCGTGGAGTGGTCGGAGGTACCTCCCAAAGCCAGTGGTTGTTCACGGTCCATGTCACGTTTGGCACTTTTGCGGTGCCGGCGATAGGTGTCGATCATATGATCCCAAGCGATCTGCCGGAGCCACAGATGGAAAGCCATGGCGGGGTTTTCCAGGTACGCCTGCAACCGGCCATTGGCTTCGAACATCACATCCTGGACGACATCACTAACATCGACCCGCTGCTGGACGCGGCGGTCCAACCGCATTTGCACCAACCGCCGGACCGGCGCCCGGTGACGATCGAGCAACTGATTAATCGCATCGGTATCCCCCTGGCGAGCGGCGGCCAACAGGGCCTGCGTCTGATCGGATTGAGGCCAGATGGATTTGGCCATAAAAGGTTCCTTGGTTGGGTGAGCCGGGCTTATCCATCTTACAAAGTCCCCCCTGCCGTAGCTACGCTCGCCAGAGCGTGGGCCCCGTAGCTACGCTCGCCAGAGCGTGGGCGGCGAGAACCTTGCGGTTCGGCGACGGTCGCGACGAACCGCATTGCCGCCGTTTCCTTCCCCAGGCTGGAAGCCTAGGCTACGGGTTTGATATCTTAGGGGTTCCTGTCCCTTGCTCTTGCTGTCCGAGTCCCCATGCGAACGATCGAAGACATATTGTCGAAAGTGCGGCGGCGACTGTGGCTGCAGCGAGTCACCCGCGTGGGGACGATCGCGTTGGCCGCCGCCGCCGCGTTGGCCCTCTTGATGGTCGTGCTGCAGTGGTGGCGGCCGTCCCTGTCGCCGCTGTGGGCGCTGGCCATTCCCGGTTTGGCGTGGCTGGGCGTGACCGGGTGGGCGACGACCCAGCGGTTTACGCTGACCGATGCCGCGTTGGTGGTCGACCAGTATTACGGGATGAAAGATCGCGCGATTTCGGCTTGGCAATTCGCCAACGCCGCTGCCGACGATCCGCTGAAACAATTGCAGGTCAGCGACACGCTGCTGCACCTACAGAAGGTGCGGCCGGCCGATTGCGTTCCAATCGCCGCCCCGCGAGTGGCTCGCAACACCGCAGTGCTGCTCGGTGTCGCCGCGGTACTGGGCGCGGCCGTGGTGCGGCTGGGCAGTTCGTCGGCCGTCGCGGCGGCGCCGCTGCCCATCGCCGCCGCCCAAGCCGACCATTTACGCACCACCGTATTGCCCGAAATCCAACGACTCGCTGAACAACACGACAATTCCGACCTAGATGCGCTGAGCGAAAAACTGGAAACGCTGATCGAGCAACTTGATCAACCGGGCGTCGACCAACGCGATCTGCTCGCCCAACTCTCGGAGATGCAACAGGCACTCGAGGCGTCACGCGAAGCCTTGCAACTGGAAGCCCACGAAGATCAGCTGCAAGCCGTCGCGTCGGCGATGCAACCGGCGGAATCGCTGCAGAATGCGGCTGCGGCGCTGCAGGACGGCGACTACGATCAAGCCGCCGAATCGTTGAAATCGGTCGAGCCGCGGTCCTTATCCGATAAGGAACGCCGCGCGGTAGCGGACAACTTAAAAAAGGCTTCCGAATCGGCGACGGAAAAGGCTTCGAAAGAAATGCAGCAGGCCACCCAGCAGGTGCAGGAAGGACTGGAACAGCAAGATGCCTCCAAGACCAAACAGGGCATGGAAAAGTTGGCCGAGATGGCAAAACAACAGGCGGTCCGAGAACAGCTCGACCAGGCCATGGCGTCACAGATGAACCAGTTGGCCGAAAGCAAGGCCCAGGCGCGTGGCAAACAAGGCGGCAACCAACCGGGGGACAGTGACAGCAAGTCCAACAAGGCCTCCGACCAGTGGGGACGCGGCACCGCCGGGACGCCCAACGAAGGCCCGGCCACAACTCTGGATTCGCGGCGACAGCGTGAACAGCTGACCGGGCAACAAGCCGACGGACCTCGCGACACCGAAACCGTGCAAGCCGACCAACCGGATACGCCGGAGGATACGCAAGCCACGCGAGCTTACCAAGAACGTTATCAAAAGTTCCGCAATCAAGCCGAAGCGGTGCTCGAAAACGAATCTCTGCCCTGGGGACATCGCCACACGGTGCGGCAATACTTTGAACAAATCCGTCCGCAACCAAACGATCCCGAAGGACCGTAAATGCCCGCTGAACCACTGACCCTGCAGGCAGCCCAACAACAGGTCGACGACTGGATTCAAACCATTGGCGTCCGCTATTTCGATCCGCTCACCAATCTCGCTCAACTGGTCGAAGAGGTCGGTGAGGTAGCTCGCATCTTGTCCCGCACGGTGGGCGAACAATCCTGCAAACCCGGTGAGTCACCCGGCGAGTTGTCCGATGAATTGGCCGACGTGCTATTCGTCACGATCTGCCTTGCCAACCAATCCGGCATCGATCTGGAAGCCGCCCTGCAGCGGAACCTGGAAAAGAAAACGCGACGCGACCAGACGCGTCATCGCAACAATCAAAAACTTCAATAAGACACTGAACAGGAAAACCGCATGTCCCTGACCGTAATGCGACGCGTGACCTTTTGCGCTGGCCATCGTTTACTGAATCACGACGGCAAGTGTGTGAACTTGCATGGTCATAACTACGTCGCGGAATTCTATGTCGTCGCCGACCAACAGGACGAAGTTGGACGCGTGATCGACTTCAAACTGCTGAAAATCCGCTGCAAAGGTTGGTTGGACGAACATTGGGACCACGCGTTTTTGCTGTGGGATAAAGATACCGAAGCCCTCAACGCCATCCGCCAAACCAACCCGCATCGAATTTTTGAATTACCCTACAATCCGACCGCCGAAAACCTGGCGAAATACCTACTGGAAATCGCTTGTCCCCAAATGCTCGAGGGCACCGGAGCACGTGCCCAGCGAGTGGTGATCTGGGAGTCGGAAGAAAGTTGTGCCGAAGTCACCGTGGCCGATTGAACGGATGGTACCAAACAAAATCGGGAAGCGGCCTGCCGCGAGCATCGCAGAGCTGGAATACCGAGACTTGATCCGGAAACAACTCCGCGGCCATCTGCCGTGAAAACGCTTCCACTTGCCCAGCCATGTCGGCGGAAAAATTTTCCGGATTGACGTACAGCTGAACGCAGGGATACGCCTGCGGCTGCGCAGTCTGGAAGATTTCCACATGAGCCGCACCGTTTTCCGCGAACAGCCCCTGGGCCTCGAAGTAATCCGCGACGCGATCGGCAAACGCTTGATCGAACGGATGCCAGTAATCCAGGCGGTTGTTGTTGCGAGCCAAATAGGCGGCAGCACGGTCGCTTACCGGTACGGTTTGTTTGGCATGGAAATCAAAATCACAGCCGATCATGACCAGCGAAGCGTCCTGTGGCAGTTCGCTATTGATGCAGCGTCCCACCGAGTACATCGCATTCTCAAACTCTTCCTCGCTTGCCAGCAGCTCGTCCGTCGAGGGAACGAGCACCGCATAACCATCCTCCGTGTTGCGCAACCAAAAATCGACGGTGATCTCGCGACCGGGAACATTGGTGGTGCGGGCCGCAATGGCGTCCAGCGTTTCCTGCGAGATCGAATCGTCGCCCAAAAACAGCATGCATCCGTTTTGTGCACGACGTGTGGGTGTAAACGGAGGCACATGTTCGAAACTGCTGATCGCCTGGAATTTGGTATCGGTGATGGCGAACTTGGTCGCTTGTCCATCGAACAGTTCCAAACTGCAGTGCAAGGCCCGATGCCGGAGCGTCGCCAACAGCGCGGTGGGAGGAATGTCCGCAAGGCGTTTGCGGTTGCCAATCACGTCGACTTCCCCCAGGTCGGAAGCGCGTCGATAGAAAAAATGCACCAGATCGCTGGGCGAGCCGAGCAACCCCAGGTTGCGGAGTCCGGCGATGATGTCGAGCCGGTCGGCCGCTGGATAAACCTGATCGAAAAACACGCTCTGCGAATTGTCAAACCAACAGCCCGCCACGTCATCGCGGCTTGCCGCGACAACGGCTTCGCTCGCGTCGTTGGGAAACATCTGGATCTGCAGCGGTTGGCCGCTACAGCAAATGTGGCTGAGGATGGTTGCCATCGACGAATACACGGGCTGCATTTGTCGACAGAATTCCCGCTCCGGTTCATCCAATAGTTTAAGCTGGATCCCGGCAGACGATTGCGACATTTCAAACGCGTAATCAAAGTCACTGGCACCGAGCAGGCATTTCGAATTGAGCACCAGCAGCACGGCTTCGGCTTGTCCCGCAACCACTTGCGGCTCGCAATACAGCGTCACGTTGCCGGCTTGCCGTTTGATCTGCCCGTCCATGTTCGTTTCCGGGGCATCTGCGGCGTCGGTGTTAACGGTATCGGACGTGTCTGCATCAACGTGCACTTCGGCGGCTTCATGAGCCACGGTCTGTACGTCCTGCAGCTCGTCAAACTCGGAGCTTGCGGATTGCCCGATCGCGGCCACAACCGTCAATAACCCGACGACGCCAACCGGTACGGCCACCATCATGACTACAACCAGAACAATCAGTACTTTGACGACACGCATGGATCCGAGTCCGAGTAGGGGAGAGGTGCGGCCCCAGCTGCATCACGTCGGCGGGCCACAATATGCGACGGTAGGTGAAGCCTAGGTCACCAGTTGAGGGGGTAGGGCTAGCGCCGGTCTGAAAACTAGAAAAACACAGCTCGCCAGAATCTCCAAAGTCTGGCGACTTCGGCTACGGGCAGAACCTAAGTCCAAAGTCTGGCGACTTCGGCTACGGGCAGAACCTAAGTTCACATGTTTACGCAGCCCTACGGACGCACCGCCAACCGCACTGGTCGCTGCTGACCTGCGTACTCGAAGGCCTGCTGCGTCTGCTCTAGCGGAAACGTCCGCGCGACCAGTTGCTCGAAGGGAAAACGGCCTTGGGTGCGTTCCAGGAAACGAAGGCCTTGCGCCAAATCGTCCGCCTGGTAGTTATGCAGTCCCCGCACCGTCAACATTCGTCGCACAATGTTCTCTGGTGCAAGTGCAAGCGCGTCGGTGGGAAACACCGAACCGGCCAGCAGCACGCAACCGCCCACGCGTACGGCGTCGATGCAGGTTTGGACCGCGGCGGGCACGCCGGCAAAGTCCAAGGCGATATCGGCTCCGCGACCTTGAGACAACTGCCCTAACACTTCCTTCAAACCTGCGGGATCAGCAGCCGAGATTCCGTGCGTGGCACCGAAAGATCGGGCGGTTTGCAGGCGCTCGGCGTCCGGATCGGCCACCACGATGTGCTCCGCACCGGCGTCGCTTAATTGGGCTGCCGCGGTCAAGCCCAACATTCCCGCACCGGTGATCAATACCGTGGCGCCGGCCAGCGCATGGGTTTCGGCGATCAGGCGGATGGCGGCAAACACCGTCGCCGTGGCGCAGTTGGCCGGGCAGGCGACTTCATCCGGCAAACAGTCAGGGATCGGAAAGACCGGCGTGCCAGGAACCAGCACACAAAACGGACTCAGACCTCCGCTGGGCCCGCCATCGCGTCGGACTTGATGGCCATACTTAAACAGTCGTTCGCACTTTTGCGTGAGGTTGTGCCGGCAGAAGAAGCACTCACCACAGCCTACTGCCATCGCCCAGGTGACACGTTGGCCTGGCTGCAGCACATGACCGTGGTAGTCCCGCGGCAATTCGTTTCCTTCCCAGGCAACGACTTCGCCAATGATTTCATGTCCCAGCACACAGCCGGCCGGGGCGCTACGACGACCTTGGAAGGTATGCAGGTCGCTGCCGCAAATCGTGCACAGCGTGACGCGAATCAGCAGCTCGCCGGACTCCAACGGCAACGACTTCACGGGTCGCCGCACAAATTCACGACTCGTTGAATCGAACTCCATCGCGAACCCATCGATGGTCAGGTGGTTATTCAGAGCGGTCAATGCATCAGGCTCGCAGCTGGGGGCGTGTTAAGTCTGGGTGAAATATGTGGCTCGCTGGGATTCGAGCGTTGACGTTGCTCGCGCATTGTTTCAGGCTGTCGCTATCGCGTCCAGGGTTCGGGATCCACTTCCAAGGTCCCAGCTTGCGAGGCGTGCATCCAGGCGGTGTTCACGGCAATCAACCCCGACGAGAATCTCATGCATGCCACAGAGAGTTGGATCAGCAAACGGCTGGGTCAAGCGAGTCCGGCTTCGTTTTCGGCGTACTGTATCGTGGCGGCTTTCGGAACGTACTTTTGCATGTACGCGTTCCGCAAACCATTCACGGCCGCAACCTATGAAGACACGGTTTGGATGGGACTGGGGTTTAAGACGGTGCTGGTGGCCGCTCAGGTCGCCGGCTACACACTATCAAAATTCATCGGCATCAAAGTCGTATCCGAGATGCCCGCTCGCTATCGCGCGGTTTCGATTCTGGCATTGATCGCGATTGCGGAACTGGCATTGTTGCTGTTTGCGATCACCCCCACTCCTTGGAACTTCATTTGGTTATTCGTCAACGGACTACCATTGGGGATGGTGTTTGGCTTGGTGTTGGGATTCTTGGAAGGACGTAAAGTCACCGAATCGCTGTCGGCCGGGTTGTGTGCCAGCTTTATCGTGTCCTCGGGATTTGTGAAATCGGTTGGCCGTAGTTTGATCGAAAACTACGCGGTGGACGCGTATTGGATGCCCGTTTTGACGGGACTTATTTTTGTGGTGCCGCTGGTGTTTTTTGTCTGGCTG from Roseimaritima ulvae includes these protein-coding regions:
- a CDS encoding VanZ family protein; protein product: MRFLTRLTLFGIRLAPILLAIYWILIFTGTHLPTVPMPAVRNLDKVQHFVAFTGLAFLLAWSIPTSGRDPRTKMIFAFLISVCYGMFDELTQQFVGRNTELADFVADCVGALAGVFVYLFAKMILFPTSPDSGERQGMDQHETEGKTETKTDPDVAVSGRRVA
- a CDS encoding serine/threonine-protein kinase, with the translated sequence MTAADDPTQPADEAAAVDQADAYEQRLAGVLSDMSDRIAGGEPVDLESVCAAHPELAEDLRNLWGAVLVADATAASQREMPSGEDSGEPGSGPWRSLRLPTTVDDYELLQELGRGGMGVVFLARQISLNREVAVKMILRGRLASDADRQRFLAEAAATARLEHPHIVPIYEVGDIDGRPYFSMQYIEGETLADRLSRGPLPQRTAAKMVGKIARAIAAAHRQGILHRDIKPSNILLARNGPPMITDFGLAKQDQAPHSLTQSGMVLGTPAYMSPEQAAGRRGEVGPASDVYSLGSVLYHALTGRAPLVADTPMELMLKVIEQDPPPPRMLRPNLDRDLEMVVVRCLQKPADLRYTNADQLADDLDAFLKDERVSARSGRFSQIVARMLRETHHASVLENWGVLWMWHSLALLAICLLTWALQQNDVTNRLAYGLLWSLGLGTWAAVFWMLRRRLGPVTFIERQTAHVWAASMVGAVMLFPLEWWMQLPVLTLSPILGVIASMVFLVKAGMFSGAFYIQFAVMVLTAVAMAFAPAYAHLIFGVAAAICFFMPGLKYYRQRVRSEA
- a CDS encoding sigma-70 family RNA polymerase sigma factor, coding for MAKSIWPQSDQTQALLAAARQGDTDAINQLLDRHRAPVRRLVQMRLDRRVQQRVDVSDVVQDVMFEANGRLQAYLENPAMAFHLWLRQIAWDHMIDTYRRHRKSAKRDMDREQPLALGGTSDHSTIELAAQLCDPEITPQAAAVQRELAEQVERTIDSLDEPDREIILMRHYEHLSNQEVAEALQLTPPAASMRYLRAMRRLRELMQSSESSSADDAAES
- a CDS encoding nucleotide pyrophosphohydrolase, producing MPAEPLTLQAAQQQVDDWIQTIGVRYFDPLTNLAQLVEEVGEVARILSRTVGEQSCKPGESPGELSDELADVLFVTICLANQSGIDLEAALQRNLEKKTRRDQTRHRNNQKLQ
- a CDS encoding 6-pyruvoyl trahydropterin synthase family protein; translation: MSLTVMRRVTFCAGHRLLNHDGKCVNLHGHNYVAEFYVVADQQDEVGRVIDFKLLKIRCKGWLDEHWDHAFLLWDKDTEALNAIRQTNPHRIFELPYNPTAENLAKYLLEIACPQMLEGTGARAQRVVIWESEESCAEVTVAD
- a CDS encoding ABC transporter substrate-binding protein, with the protein product MRVVKVLIVLVVVMMVAVPVGVVGLLTVVAAIGQSASSEFDELQDVQTVAHEAAEVHVDADTSDTVNTDAADAPETNMDGQIKRQAGNVTLYCEPQVVAGQAEAVLLVLNSKCLLGASDFDYAFEMSQSSAGIQLKLLDEPEREFCRQMQPVYSSMATILSHICCSGQPLQIQMFPNDASEAVVAASRDDVAGCWFDNSQSVFFDQVYPAADRLDIIAGLRNLGLLGSPSDLVHFFYRRASDLGEVDVIGNRKRLADIPPTALLATLRHRALHCSLELFDGQATKFAITDTKFQAISSFEHVPPFTPTRRAQNGCMLFLGDDSISQETLDAIAARTTNVPGREITVDFWLRNTEDGYAVLVPSTDELLASEEEFENAMYSVGRCINSELPQDASLVMIGCDFDFHAKQTVPVSDRAAAYLARNNNRLDYWHPFDQAFADRVADYFEAQGLFAENGAAHVEIFQTAQPQAYPCVQLYVNPENFSADMAGQVEAFSRQMAAELFPDQVSVFQLCDARGRPLPDFVWYHPFNRPR
- a CDS encoding zinc-binding dehydrogenase, which encodes MTALNNHLTIDGFAMEFDSTSREFVRRPVKSLPLESGELLIRVTLCTICGSDLHTFQGRRSAPAGCVLGHEIIGEVVAWEGNELPRDYHGHVLQPGQRVTWAMAVGCGECFFCRHNLTQKCERLFKYGHQVRRDGGPSGGLSPFCVLVPGTPVFPIPDCLPDEVACPANCATATVFAAIRLIAETHALAGATVLITGAGMLGLTAAAQLSDAGAEHIVVADPDAERLQTARSFGATHGISAADPAGLKEVLGQLSQGRGADIALDFAGVPAAVQTCIDAVRVGGCVLLAGSVFPTDALALAPENIVRRMLTVRGLHNYQADDLAQGLRFLERTQGRFPFEQLVARTFPLEQTQQAFEYAGQQRPVRLAVRP